From Fusobacterium sp. SYSU M8D902:
AATAAAAAAGCCAAAGAGATTAAAAAATCTCTTTAGCTAATTTTAAAACATATAGCTATTAAGTTTGCAACAGCCCCATTTTTAAAGTTCTTTACAAAAAAAATTTAATCTGTTAACAACTTATTTAACCAAATTTTTAATCCATTTACCAGATACAAGTCTAGGAATAGTAGCTATCATTTTGAAAGGCTCCTCTAAACAAGTGAGAGCATAGACAATAGCTATAGGATAGTGGAAATATACAGCTCCCAAGAAAGAAAGTGGTACTCCAATTCCCCAAACAGCTATAAGTTCAACTAAAATAGCATATATAACATCTCCACCACCACGGAGAACCCCTATGATCTGAACAATACCAAAGAAACGGATAGGAAGTATGATAGCCATTATTTTAAGTATGGCAATTACACTTGATTTTGTTTCATCAGATATTGCAAATAGTTTAGGGATAAGAGGTGATATTAAAAAGAATATAGCTCCAATTACAACTCCTAAAAGCACTCCCCAGATACTAATTTTAATAGCCATTTCTTTAGCTTCACTCTCTTTTCCTGCCCCAATATTATTACCAATAATTATACTAGAGGCGATAGAGATACTTACAGCAAAAAGGTTAAATGCGTTATTTAGAGTATTACCTATCTGCATAGCAGCAGTAGCATTAGTTCCAAGTTTAGAATAAGCTATAAAATATGCAGTCATTCCACCTATCCACATCACATCATTAAAAACTACTGAAGTAGCAGTTCTTAAGTATTTATTTATCAACTCTTTAGAGAAACTAAAAAGTTGATTTAACTTTCCAGCAATGATATTTTTATCTCTTATGTAGATAGTATGAAGAATGAAACTCATCTCCATAAATCTAGCTACGGTAGTACCAAGAGCAGCTCCAGTTACTCCAAGTGCAGGAAAGCCAAATTTACCAAAGATAAATATGTAGTTTAAAATTGCATTAAAAGCAAGCCCAATCATACTTCCATACATAGGTATTTTTGTATATCCCGAACTTCTCAAAGCCATAGCAAATGAGAGTGATACACTCATAAAGATATAACTAGGAGCAACTGCAGCTAAATAGTTTTTTCCAAGAGTTGTAACAACTTCATCTTTAGTGAAGATTCTCATTATATCCTCAGCAAAAAATACCCCTCCACTAGCAAAAATCCAAGATGTAACTTGGGAGAAAAGAAGAGCTATACCTATAAATTTATAGATACTATCTATATCTTTTTTTCCAAAATATTGTGACATAAAGATTCCTGCACCTACAACAAATCCATTCCCAGCATGATAAAATAGCATATAATATTGATTTGCTATTCCAGTGGCAGCAATAGCACTTTCTCCAAGACTTCCTATCATAAAGTTATCCAGTAGATTTAGAGATGCTCCAATCAAATTTTGTAAAATAATTGGAATAGCTAATACAAGAAGAATGTTAAAGAATTTTTTATCATCTTTTAAATTGATTAACATAAAAACCTCCTATAAAAATAAAAGCAGATAGGAGTACCCATCTGCTACAATATATAATTGTCCCACGCATTATACTATTTTTTTATGTAGATGTCAATAATCAGAAGTTGCAAAAAACAAAAATAGTGGAGAATAAACTCCACTATTTTCATTTATATAAAATATTTTGGGGAAAGATTTTTTATATGATTTATGATATCATAAGAGTGTGACAAAAAGATTACAAAAATAAAAAAATTAATTAATAAATTTTAACTAAATTACTCTATTATTTAAATAGAATATATGATAAAATTAAATCTGGTAAATACTAAATATTTCGTAAAACTAATTATTTTAGGAGGGATAATGTTTAAATATTTTAAACCCTATTTATTTAGGGGAATGATAGCAGCACTTTTTAAAATGGGAGAATCTTTTGCAGATTTGACACTTCCGCTTATAATGGCAAAGGTAATAGATATAGGTGTTTCAAATAGAGATTTTGATTATATTTTAAATATGGGAGGGAAGATGGTAGGAGTAGCTATACTAGGTTATTTATCAGCTATCTTATCAAACTACTTCTCTTCAAAAACTTCTCAGGAGTTTGGAGCAAATTTAAGAGATAGCATATTTACAAAGATTCAACACTTTACATTCAATCAATTAAATAAGTTTTCACAAGCTTCTTTAATTACAAGAATAACTAAAGATGTAGATCAGATAACAAATATGTTCCTAATGTGTATAAGAATGGTATTGAGAGGATTGACAACAGGAGTAGGAGCTGTAATTATGGCTATAATTATAAATCCTACACTTTCAATTGTATTCATAATAATTGCACCACTTATAATATATCTAACTCTTTACTATGTAAAAAAATCTTTTGGATTATATGCTTTAGTGCAGAAAAAATTGGATAATTTGACTTTGATATTGAGAGAAAATCTATCTGGAATGAAAGTGGTAAGAGCTCTGTCTAAAGAGAAGATTGAGGAAGAGAGATTTGATGAGAAAAATGATGATCTTAAAGAGCAGAGTATAGTAGCTGAAAACCTTA
This genomic window contains:
- a CDS encoding MATE family efflux transporter; its protein translation is MLINLKDDKKFFNILLVLAIPIILQNLIGASLNLLDNFMIGSLGESAIAATGIANQYYMLFYHAGNGFVVGAGIFMSQYFGKKDIDSIYKFIGIALLFSQVTSWIFASGGVFFAEDIMRIFTKDEVVTTLGKNYLAAVAPSYIFMSVSLSFAMALRSSGYTKIPMYGSMIGLAFNAILNYIFIFGKFGFPALGVTGAALGTTVARFMEMSFILHTIYIRDKNIIAGKLNQLFSFSKELINKYLRTATSVVFNDVMWIGGMTAYFIAYSKLGTNATAAMQIGNTLNNAFNLFAVSISIASSIIIGNNIGAGKESEAKEMAIKISIWGVLLGVVIGAIFFLISPLIPKLFAISDETKSSVIAILKIMAIILPIRFFGIVQIIGVLRGGGDVIYAILVELIAVWGIGVPLSFLGAVYFHYPIAIVYALTCLEEPFKMIATIPRLVSGKWIKNLVK